From the genome of Candidatus Korarchaeota archaeon NZ13-K:
TATAACGATGAGCGAGGTAGCTAGGGTCTACGATGAGATAGCTGAGGGGTACTTCCACATCAGATCAAGACCCTGGCCCGAGGTTGAGCTCGTGGAATCGGGCCCCGTTCTCGACCTGGGCTGCGGTAACGGGAGGCATTCGAGGTACCTCATGCTCAAGGGGTTCTACGTGGTCTGCGCGGACATATCCTGGGAGATGCTGAGGGTGGCCTCCAGGAGGTTCCCCGGCGAGAGGGTCCAGTGCGATGCGGCCTTCCTGCCCTTCAGGGATGAGTCCTTCTCCACGGTCCTCTACATCGCCACGCTTCACCACCTGAG
Proteins encoded in this window:
- a CDS encoding class I SAM-dependent methyltransferase codes for the protein MSEVARVYDEIAEGYFHIRSRPWPEVELVESGPVLDLGCGNGRHSRYLMLKGFYVVCADISWEMLRVASRRFPGERVQCDAAFLPFRDESFSTVLYIATLHHLRGEHRLRSLTEVRRVLKNDGIAIISVWALFQPRFFKKFPEMLLNILRGRSPGDVYVPWRRGDR